Proteins encoded by one window of Salmonirosea aquatica:
- a CDS encoding serine hydrolase: MKVLKIVGIVVGVIVLVFAGLATYAYFTYFNIEGDYVANFMAKNPTKSALYWMRNDSLVAEQNPDQKMPLASTVKIIIAIEFAQQVSSGKINPADQVPLGEPARFYIPETDGGAHPAWLKHLNEKNLVQDGKVPLLEIAKGMIRFSSNANTEYLMWRLGLNAINANLSALGLAQHDSLYPFASALYVCSDENSAKGLQLMGMDLYKKKAGQYFETLKVDTTVKAKFNFAHLSMPVQRVWSDRLPGSTVREYDSILQKIQSRTYFDSTAQGTLEKIMEWPMEAFDSNRQKYQHLGAKGGSTAFVLTYALYATDRQGNRTRLVFFFNDLTPLEGKFLQTMLTEFQQKVLSGSAEVRQEILKTLSTPSIGD; encoded by the coding sequence ATGAAGGTTCTAAAAATAGTCGGTATTGTGGTGGGGGTTATCGTCCTGGTATTTGCAGGGCTGGCCACCTACGCGTACTTTACTTATTTTAATATAGAGGGTGATTACGTCGCCAACTTCATGGCCAAAAATCCTACCAAAAGTGCCCTCTACTGGATGCGGAACGACAGCTTGGTGGCTGAGCAAAATCCTGACCAGAAAATGCCTTTGGCCAGTACGGTCAAAATCATCATCGCCATTGAGTTTGCTCAGCAGGTTTCTTCCGGCAAGATCAACCCGGCCGACCAGGTACCCCTCGGCGAACCGGCCCGTTTCTATATTCCCGAAACCGACGGCGGGGCGCATCCCGCCTGGCTAAAGCATCTTAACGAAAAGAATCTGGTACAGGATGGCAAGGTACCCCTCCTGGAAATTGCCAAAGGTATGATCCGGTTCAGCAGCAATGCCAACACCGAGTACCTGATGTGGCGGCTGGGTCTGAATGCGATCAATGCCAACCTGTCGGCTTTGGGTCTGGCCCAACACGACTCGCTCTATCCGTTCGCATCGGCGCTCTACGTGTGTTCGGACGAAAATTCGGCCAAGGGGCTGCAACTGATGGGTATGGACCTCTACAAGAAAAAAGCCGGGCAGTACTTCGAAACCCTGAAAGTGGATACGACGGTAAAAGCAAAATTCAACTTCGCCCACCTCAGCATGCCCGTACAGCGGGTGTGGTCCGACCGCCTGCCCGGAAGTACCGTTCGCGAGTACGATAGTATTTTACAAAAAATTCAGAGTCGTACCTACTTCGATTCTACGGCGCAGGGTACCCTGGAGAAGATCATGGAATGGCCGATGGAAGCCTTCGACAGCAACCGCCAGAAATACCAGCATCTGGGTGCCAAAGGGGGCTCTACGGCATTTGTGCTGACATACGCCCTTTATGCTACCGATCGACAGGGCAACCGTACCCGCTTGGTTTTTTTCTTCAATGACCTGACTCCCTTGGAGGGCAAGTTCTTGCAGACCATGTTAACCGAGTTTCAACAAAAAGTGCTTTCTGGTAGCGCAGAGGTTCGACAGGAAATTTTGAAAACCCTAAGTACCCCATCCATCGGCGACTAA
- a CDS encoding amidohydrolase family protein, producing MLRHFLVSFFFVSLSLAGLRAQVVDAPPRAEGDGPYNRLIIRGVTLVNSTGAPPMGPVDIVVEKNKIKSIQTVGNPGVPIDPKRRPVANAGDKELNCEGMYLMPGFIDMHGHTGGRAQGTPAEYVYKLWLGHGITTIRDPSAGNGLAWTLEHKKKSQENKITAPRILAYTAFGMGAKEPISTPEQAREWVRQNAKNGADGIKFFGAEPEIFKAALDENKKLGLRSACHHAQLEVARMNVLATAKAGLTTMEHWYGLPEAMFEDKTIQNYPADYNYNNEQNRFEEAGKLWQQAAKPGSEKWNQVMDELIALDFTIDPTFNIYEANRELMLARRAEWHDEYTLPALWRFYGPSRVSHGSYWHNWGTEQEVEWKHNYQMWMQFINEYKNRGGRVTAGSDSGFIYQLYGFAYIRELELLREAGFHPLEVIRAATIKGAEALGMADQIGSVEVGKFADFVIVEENPLANLKVLYGTGAIHLDENNEVTRVGGVKYTVKDGIVYDAKKLLADVREIVEKAKKDENFQIVQPGMPQPAGKLGSGQK from the coding sequence ATGCTCCGACATTTCCTCGTTTCCTTTTTCTTCGTTTCACTATCCCTGGCTGGCCTGCGGGCGCAGGTCGTGGATGCGCCGCCCCGCGCCGAAGGGGATGGTCCTTACAATCGGCTCATCATCCGGGGCGTCACGCTGGTCAACAGCACGGGGGCACCACCCATGGGTCCGGTAGATATCGTGGTGGAGAAAAATAAGATAAAATCCATTCAGACGGTAGGTAATCCCGGGGTACCCATCGATCCCAAACGCCGCCCCGTAGCCAACGCGGGCGATAAGGAACTCAACTGCGAGGGCATGTACCTCATGCCGGGCTTCATCGACATGCACGGGCATACCGGCGGACGTGCGCAGGGTACCCCCGCCGAGTATGTGTACAAGCTGTGGCTGGGCCACGGGATTACCACCATTCGTGACCCATCGGCGGGCAATGGGCTGGCCTGGACCCTGGAACACAAGAAGAAAAGCCAGGAGAATAAGATCACGGCACCGCGCATCCTGGCCTACACCGCCTTCGGTATGGGAGCCAAAGAACCCATCTCGACCCCCGAGCAAGCCCGCGAATGGGTACGCCAGAACGCCAAGAACGGGGCCGATGGCATCAAGTTCTTTGGCGCTGAGCCGGAAATTTTCAAAGCGGCGCTGGACGAAAACAAGAAACTGGGCCTCCGCTCGGCCTGCCACCACGCGCAACTGGAAGTAGCCCGCATGAACGTACTGGCTACTGCTAAAGCGGGACTGACGACCATGGAACACTGGTATGGCCTGCCTGAGGCGATGTTTGAGGACAAAACCATCCAGAACTACCCCGCCGATTACAACTACAACAACGAGCAGAACCGCTTCGAGGAAGCCGGAAAGCTGTGGCAACAAGCCGCCAAACCCGGCTCCGAAAAATGGAACCAGGTGATGGACGAACTTATCGCGCTGGATTTCACCATCGACCCTACCTTCAATATCTACGAAGCCAACCGCGAACTGATGCTGGCCCGCCGCGCCGAATGGCACGATGAGTATACCCTACCTGCGCTCTGGCGTTTCTACGGACCGAGTCGCGTTTCACACGGTTCCTACTGGCACAATTGGGGTACCGAGCAGGAAGTAGAGTGGAAGCATAATTACCAGATGTGGATGCAGTTTATCAACGAATACAAAAATCGAGGCGGCCGCGTCACGGCCGGTTCCGATTCGGGATTCATTTACCAACTTTACGGCTTTGCCTACATCCGCGAACTGGAGCTGCTGCGCGAAGCGGGTTTTCATCCGCTGGAAGTAATTCGTGCCGCTACCATCAAAGGCGCCGAGGCGCTGGGTATGGCTGATCAGATCGGCTCGGTGGAAGTAGGTAAGTTTGCGGATTTCGTGATCGTGGAAGAAAATCCTTTGGCTAATTTGAAGGTACTCTACGGTACGGGTGCCATTCACCTTGACGAAAACAACGAAGTGACTCGCGTCGGTGGCGTGAAGTACACCGTGAAGGATGGCATCGTCTATGACGCCAAGAAACTGCTGGCCGATGTTCGGGAGATCGTAGAAAAAGCGAAGAAGGACGAGAATTTCCAGATCGTGCAGCCGGGCATGCCCCAGCCTGCCGGTAAGTTGGGAAGTGGGCAGAAGTAG
- a CDS encoding S41 family peptidase — protein sequence MKRNSLLLWLVISAFLFSCREKNIVPEGNPADTEVNNWIYDNMKTWYFWNDKLPTSPDFTPDPQSFFQSILYKYDATLRPDGDRFSWLEASADELKASLSGETTSPGLEFRLIRYASGGDDLFGIVTYAIKGSPAEKAGFKRGDFFTHVNGQKLTVDNYYALLYTDSEAKVFTMGELDADKKVVSSTATRTVTPTVIQADPVYFDTTFVKGDKRVGYLVYHQFIPGPNGSSSNTYDQELEKVFADFKSKNVNELVIDFRYNRGGYVSSATQIASLIGKGTSDKDVFYYKEYNKTVTPDLEKQYGKDYFHDNFLNKTQNLGGNLNRVFFLTSTSTASASELVINGLQPFMNLYLIGGKTTGKNVGSITLSDKSKRIKWGIQPIVSRSSNSLHSSDYTAGFTPDVAKTEGTLLYPYGDPRDPLLGEALFQIFGTRVARRGVEDSDQPQAGPQVHSSIDRHAAGGNMFFNSPNE from the coding sequence ATGAAAAGGAATTCGCTACTGCTTTGGCTGGTCATTTCAGCTTTTCTATTTTCCTGCCGGGAAAAAAACATCGTTCCGGAAGGCAATCCAGCCGATACCGAGGTCAATAACTGGATTTACGATAACATGAAAACCTGGTATTTCTGGAACGACAAGTTGCCCACTAGTCCCGATTTTACGCCCGATCCGCAGAGTTTTTTTCAATCGATTCTCTACAAATACGACGCTACGCTGCGTCCCGACGGCGATCGCTTTTCCTGGCTAGAGGCAAGTGCTGATGAGTTGAAAGCCTCTCTCAGCGGTGAAACGACCAGCCCTGGCCTGGAATTCAGGCTGATCCGCTACGCGAGCGGAGGCGACGATCTGTTCGGAATCGTCACGTATGCGATCAAAGGTTCACCCGCCGAGAAGGCCGGGTTCAAACGCGGCGATTTCTTTACGCATGTCAATGGGCAGAAACTGACCGTCGACAACTATTACGCTTTGCTGTATACGGATAGTGAGGCAAAGGTATTCACGATGGGTGAGCTTGATGCGGATAAAAAAGTAGTGAGCAGCACGGCTACCCGCACCGTCACGCCTACCGTGATTCAGGCTGATCCGGTATATTTCGATACTACTTTCGTGAAAGGCGACAAGCGCGTGGGGTACCTGGTGTACCATCAGTTTATTCCCGGCCCCAATGGCAGCAGCAGCAATACCTACGATCAGGAACTGGAGAAAGTATTTGCCGATTTCAAGAGCAAGAATGTCAATGAATTGGTGATCGACTTTCGGTACAACCGGGGCGGCTACGTCAGTTCAGCCACCCAAATCGCCAGCCTCATCGGAAAAGGTACCTCGGACAAGGACGTTTTCTATTACAAAGAATATAACAAAACCGTCACGCCCGACCTCGAGAAGCAGTACGGGAAAGACTACTTTCACGATAACTTTCTGAACAAGACCCAGAACCTGGGTGGAAACCTGAACCGCGTATTTTTCCTTACCTCCACCTCCACGGCTTCGGCCAGCGAGCTGGTTATCAACGGCCTACAACCGTTTATGAATTTATACCTGATCGGGGGAAAGACAACCGGGAAAAACGTCGGGTCCATCACGCTCTCTGACAAGTCGAAACGTATCAAGTGGGGCATTCAACCCATCGTGTCGCGCTCGTCGAACAGTCTGCACAGTTCCGATTATACGGCGGGCTTCACGCCCGATGTAGCCAAAACCGAAGGTACCCTGCTGTATCCGTATGGTGATCCCCGCGATCCGTTGCTGGGCGAAGCCCTGTTCCAAATTTTCGGCACGCGGGTAGCCCGCCGGGGCGTGGAGGATTCAGATCAGCCTCAGGCCGGTCCGCAAGTACATTCATCCATCGACCGGCACGCCGCAGGCGGCAATATGTTCTTCAATTCGCCCAACGAGTAA
- the atpC gene encoding ATP synthase F1 subunit epsilon → MHLEIITPDKKVFAGEATAVTFPGTEGQFQVLNNHAPLVSTLGVGDVVVETAAAAKQTYRIDGGVVEVLKNKVLVLAEAII, encoded by the coding sequence ATGCATTTAGAAATAATAACTCCTGATAAAAAAGTATTCGCCGGTGAAGCTACTGCGGTAACGTTCCCCGGTACCGAAGGCCAGTTTCAGGTACTCAACAATCACGCTCCGCTGGTAAGTACCCTGGGTGTGGGCGATGTGGTGGTGGAAACAGCTGCCGCTGCGAAGCAAACGTACCGCATTGACGGCGGTGTAGTGGAGGTGTTGAAAAATAAAGTGCTCGTTCTGGCAGAAGCAATTATTTAG
- the atpD gene encoding F0F1 ATP synthase subunit beta, whose product MANVTNIGKVTQVIGPVVDVSFENSEFIPSILDAMEVVKPNGQKVILECQQHLGEDRVRTIAMDGTEGLQRGMEVKSFGSPIRMPIGEAIKGRLFNVVGDAIDGLQDVDKTDGLSIHRSAPKFEDLATSTEVLFTGIKVIDLLAPYVKGGKIGLFGGAGVGKTVLIQELINNIAKAYAGLSVFAGVGERTREGNDLMREMIEAGIIKYGDAFKHSMEEGGWDLSKVDYNELKDSQATFVFGQMNEPPGARARVALSGLTVAEYFRDGDGEGQGRDILFFIDNIFRFTQAGSEVSALLGRMPSAVGYQPTLATEMGAMQERITSTKRGSITSVQAVYVPADDLTDPAPATTFTHLDATTVLSRKVAEKGIYPAVDPLDSNSRILTAENLGAAHYDCAQRVKNVLQRYKELQDIIAILGMEELSDEDKLVVSRARRVERFLSQPFFVAEQFTGLKGVLVDINDTIKGFNQIMDGEFDHLPEMAFNLVGTIEDATAKGEKMMADAAK is encoded by the coding sequence ATGGCGAACGTGACAAACATAGGCAAAGTTACGCAGGTAATTGGCCCCGTAGTTGACGTATCATTTGAAAACAGCGAATTCATTCCCTCCATTCTGGATGCAATGGAAGTCGTAAAGCCCAACGGCCAGAAAGTAATCCTGGAATGCCAGCAGCACCTTGGCGAAGACCGCGTTCGCACCATCGCGATGGATGGAACCGAAGGCTTGCAGCGGGGCATGGAGGTGAAGTCTTTCGGCTCACCCATCCGGATGCCCATCGGCGAAGCCATCAAAGGCCGCCTTTTCAACGTCGTGGGGGATGCCATCGACGGACTTCAGGATGTGGACAAAACGGATGGTTTGTCAATTCACCGTTCTGCCCCTAAGTTTGAGGATTTGGCTACTTCCACCGAAGTACTCTTTACCGGAATCAAAGTTATCGACCTCCTGGCTCCCTATGTGAAAGGTGGTAAGATCGGGCTGTTCGGTGGAGCCGGAGTAGGCAAGACCGTTTTGATTCAGGAACTGATCAACAATATTGCCAAAGCGTACGCCGGACTTTCGGTATTTGCCGGAGTAGGTGAGCGTACCCGTGAGGGAAATGACCTGATGCGTGAGATGATCGAAGCCGGTATCATCAAGTACGGCGATGCATTCAAGCACAGCATGGAAGAAGGCGGCTGGGATCTGAGTAAAGTGGACTACAACGAACTCAAAGATTCGCAGGCTACCTTTGTGTTCGGACAAATGAACGAACCTCCCGGAGCCCGCGCCCGGGTGGCCCTCTCGGGTTTGACCGTGGCCGAGTACTTCCGCGACGGCGATGGCGAAGGTCAGGGACGCGATATACTTTTCTTTATTGACAATATTTTCCGCTTTACGCAGGCGGGTTCTGAAGTATCGGCTCTTTTGGGTCGGATGCCTTCAGCGGTAGGGTACCAACCTACCCTGGCTACCGAAATGGGTGCCATGCAGGAGCGCATTACTTCTACCAAGCGCGGATCCATTACATCAGTACAGGCCGTATACGTACCTGCTGATGACTTAACTGACCCCGCACCCGCCACTACCTTTACCCACCTTGACGCCACGACGGTACTGAGCCGGAAAGTAGCCGAAAAGGGAATCTATCCCGCTGTGGATCCCCTGGATTCCAATTCGCGTATCCTGACCGCCGAGAACCTCGGTGCCGCGCACTACGATTGCGCCCAGCGCGTCAAGAACGTATTGCAGCGTTATAAGGAATTGCAGGATATCATCGCGATTCTGGGAATGGAAGAACTTTCCGATGAAGATAAGCTGGTTGTATCGCGCGCGCGCCGTGTGGAGCGTTTCCTATCGCAGCCCTTCTTCGTGGCGGAGCAATTCACAGGCCTGAAAGGGGTACTGGTAGATATTAACGATACCATCAAAGGCTTCAATCAGATTATGGATGGTGAGTTTGACCATCTGCCCGAAATGGCCTTCAACCTCGTAGGTACCATTGAAGATGCCACCGCTAAGGGTGAGAAGATGATGGCCGACGCGGCGAAATAA
- a CDS encoding GlsB/YeaQ/YmgE family stress response membrane protein, producing the protein MGILTWIFVGLVAGGIAKAIHPGKDPGGFIVTMLIGIAGAIVGGFIASALNMGTVDGFNIGSLFIAILGAILLLWLYRKFSGNKA; encoded by the coding sequence ATGGGAATTTTAACGTGGATCTTCGTAGGACTCGTCGCGGGCGGCATTGCCAAAGCCATTCATCCGGGCAAAGATCCCGGTGGCTTCATCGTCACGATGCTAATTGGTATTGCAGGAGCTATTGTTGGAGGATTTATCGCCAGCGCGCTCAACATGGGAACCGTGGATGGCTTTAACATTGGTAGTCTCTTCATCGCTATCCTGGGCGCTATTCTGTTGCTGTGGCTGTACCGCAAATTTAGCGGCAACAAAGCATAG
- a CDS encoding ABC transporter ATP-binding protein, whose translation MKIIETTDIARRYVMGSEVIQALKSVTISVNKGEYVAFMGPSGSGKSTLMNIIGCLDTPSSGRYVLNGKDVSDMTESELAEIRNKEIGFVFQTFNLLPRMSSLDNVALPLIYSGLNKADRTEKAQLSLKSVGLSDRGGHKPNELSGGQRQRVAVARALVNDPSILLADEPTGNLDTKTSYEIMDLFDQLHSKGNTIVMVTHEEDIAKYAHRIIRLRDGLVESDEVNPNPTKVSALVQEEGE comes from the coding sequence GTGAAAATCATCGAGACTACCGACATCGCCCGGCGTTACGTCATGGGAAGCGAAGTCATTCAGGCATTGAAATCGGTCACGATTTCGGTCAACAAAGGCGAGTACGTGGCGTTCATGGGGCCGTCGGGTTCAGGAAAATCGACGCTGATGAATATCATTGGCTGCCTGGATACCCCCAGCTCGGGGCGCTACGTTCTGAATGGGAAGGATGTGAGCGATATGACCGAGAGCGAATTGGCCGAAATTCGTAACAAGGAAATCGGGTTTGTTTTCCAGACCTTTAACCTGCTCCCCCGCATGTCGTCGCTGGACAATGTGGCCCTACCGCTCATCTATTCGGGCCTCAATAAGGCCGACCGTACCGAAAAAGCGCAATTGTCCCTAAAAAGTGTGGGACTTTCCGATCGTGGCGGCCACAAACCCAACGAACTTTCCGGTGGTCAGCGCCAGCGCGTGGCCGTAGCCCGGGCCCTGGTCAATGATCCCAGCATTCTGCTGGCCGACGAACCCACGGGAAACCTGGACACCAAGACTTCCTACGAAATCATGGATCTCTTCGACCAACTGCACAGCAAAGGCAACACCATTGTGATGGTAACGCACGAGGAGGATATTGCCAAGTACGCCCACCGCATCATCCGCCTGCGCGACGGCTTGGTCGAATCGGACGAAGTGAATCCTAATCCTACCAAGGTGAGTGCGCTGGTGCAGGAGGAAGGAGAGTAG
- a CDS encoding DinB family protein, producing the protein MRYVLFLLYCGVALSACAQSEEVHLKELRQKWSNAKTYTLALAESMPAEKYGFRPVAEEMSFGEQLVHLSSNMVWLCSDYLSGAKPPHNRKEIEGYSAKPKDEVLKIVEESLDYAAATLKNFDPKQLNEPVQFFAGPMTRRQIILLMNDHLTHHRAQAIVYLRLNGILPPKYVGW; encoded by the coding sequence ATGAGATATGTCTTATTCCTTCTTTATTGTGGTGTCGCGCTGTCTGCCTGCGCTCAGTCCGAGGAGGTACATTTGAAGGAATTGCGGCAGAAATGGAGTAACGCCAAAACCTACACCCTGGCGCTGGCCGAGTCCATGCCCGCCGAAAAATACGGTTTCCGTCCGGTGGCAGAAGAAATGTCGTTTGGTGAGCAGTTGGTACATTTGTCGTCCAACATGGTGTGGTTATGTTCTGATTATCTGTCCGGTGCAAAACCACCCCACAACCGGAAGGAAATTGAGGGGTACTCCGCAAAACCGAAGGATGAGGTACTTAAAATCGTAGAAGAATCGTTGGATTACGCCGCCGCGACTTTAAAGAATTTCGACCCAAAGCAACTCAATGAGCCGGTCCAATTTTTCGCCGGCCCCATGACCAGGCGGCAGATTATCCTGCTCATGAACGACCATCTGACCCACCACCGCGCCCAGGCCATCGTGTACCTGCGGCTGAATGGGATTCTGCCGCCCAAGTATGTGGGGTGGTAG